One Vitis vinifera cultivar Pinot Noir 40024 chromosome 15, ASM3070453v1 genomic window, ACGAAGAACATGAACTGCTCTGAAAATGGCAGGACAAGAGGACCCAGTGTGGTAATATTGGTCTTCAATGCATCTCCTGCTACCGCCATTAATTCTCTAGCCAGTGACACGCCGATTGTACCCTTGTCGTCTTCTCTCTGGTAAACGCAATTGTAGCTGTTGTCGTCTGCGCCCTTGTGGGTCCGGACGGTGTGGACGAGCTCGTACTTGGAGCGACTCCGGTCGCGGGACTTGTTGGAGAGGAGCACGGCCGCGCCGCCCATGCGGAAGATGCAGTTACAGAGAAGCATGGAGCGGTCATTCCCGAAATACCAATTGAGAGTGATGTTTTCCGTGCTGACAACGACGGCATAAGTGTTTGGTTTTGCTTTGAGGAGATGTTTCGCGAGGTCTATAGAGATGAGGCCTGCGCTGCAGCCCATTCCGCCCAGATTGTAGCTGCTGATGTCGGTTCTGAGCTTGTAGTGGTTGACGATCATAGCTGAGAGAGATGGAGTTGGATTGAATAAGCTGCAGTTCACGATGAGTATCCCGATGTCGCTGGGTTTGACACCGGTTTTGCTGAAAAGCGAGTCCAGTGCGCCGAACATCACCGCCTCCGCCTCCGCTCGTGCCTCCTTCATGCACAGATTCGGCGGTCTGGAGGTGATCCCACTCGGAAGATACGTCTCGTCTCCCAAACCGGACCGGGTAGAGATCCGCCGCTGGAACTGAACCGTCTCCTCCTCGAATTTCCCATTTTCCTCTGTCATCTCCAAGAACGACTCTACCGACATCTTCCGACCATCCTCCGGCTTGTAGCAAGCAAAATCCACCAGATAAACCGGGCTGGGCCGCTTCGCCCAGTAGACCCCCAAGAGGAAGAGCAGCACCGCCGAACCAGTTACCGCCGTCGCCGTATCAACGAGAAGCGCCCGACTCGTCCACAAATCAGAAACATCATCAAACCTCAACCCAGTGATCTGAACCACCGTCGCCACCAACAACGGCAAAACAACCCCAAATTTCAAAACAGTGGCGGCGTTACACGAATACCCATAACCCAATTTCACGTACTTGAGCTTCACAGACTGCAAAAAGTCCGGCAACTTCTGCCGGATCTTGATAACCACGGATGACGAGTCCTTAAACGCCATCTCCGCTGTCAACCTCTCCTTATCCATCTCTATACtacccatctctctctctctctctctctctcttactcTTCCTCTCTTTCTGAGAAttaagagaagagaagagagagcaTATATAAGAAGCAGATGCAATGCTACAAGGTTGGAACACTTTGTTGGATGTGAAAGAGAAAAGAGACTAAAAGCTGTACAACccaatatagaataattaattaTGTGCAAGAAAGAAAGCTGTACACAGAGTATTGAATTTAATGCAATTTAGTTGTTTCAATCAGATATAGTTCAACCACCAGGATGAGGAGGAAGAAGAGTATgcaagaaaggaaaggaaagagaagagaaaaaaataaaaagaaaaaaagaaaaaaaataaaaaacaaagccCCCAAGTGTTAAAATCAATTCCAAGGATGAATTTTGGTAATGTGGTTACAGTGTAGGTGATGACTACGTAGCCATATGACAGTTTTGGGAGCTTTCGTTCAAGCAAAATGAAAGTCACTGGTTGAAATGTCGCTGTCTTTTATTTTGGGCTTCCATTTTTGcctctcttcttctcctccttACGACACAATAATTTTGTTTGCGTTTTTACAAACAAGACAAACGCATGTGAAATTACATATCTACTCTTACATCCATCCtcgtaaaaaaaaatggattgttTTTCAAAGCATTTTACATTAATCTCCTCAAacttatttaacaaaaaatatttttccataaaCAGGTCCTAATTTTCAAagcattttcaaatataatgtgatttttatttttttgtttctcactttGAAAATGAAGGgcacaaaaaaaagaagaaaaaacgttttaaagttaatttaagaacgatatttaaatattttcttcctttgtgTTTTTTGTATTTCAGACTACATTTTTGGGAAAGGTGTCTTTCCATGCACCCATGcagaaacaaaattataaattaaaaactcaagtcataaaatataaattttaagtcatcatttttaaataattatataaaaataattagtattttatatagttttttataataaaaaatatatactaaattttaatgttacatgtattattttttatcattttaagtattattttttatttatgactatataaaacttgaattatttttagagatttcctattttattattatttttttatgaatgattgaaaatgcattttcttttctttatgcTAATGTTTGTGGGTCAtggtctttctttttcattttattgtttatgtaatacattttttattttgaggtggaaaaaagggggaaaaattaggagagaaggagaaaagaagGATGACCATTTTGGAAGAATTGTGGAAGAGGGGAGGTTAGATTggtaatttcatatatttttatatttaaaaaataaatgaataa contains:
- the LOC100247295 gene encoding 3-ketoacyl-CoA synthase 1 produces the protein MGSIEMDKERLTAEMAFKDSSSVVIKIRQKLPDFLQSVKLKYVKLGYGYSCNAATVLKFGVVLPLLVATVVQITGLRFDDVSDLWTSRALLVDTATAVTGSAVLLFLLGVYWAKRPSPVYLVDFACYKPEDGRKMSVESFLEMTEENGKFEEETVQFQRRISTRSGLGDETYLPSGITSRPPNLCMKEARAEAEAVMFGALDSLFSKTGVKPSDIGILIVNCSLFNPTPSLSAMIVNHYKLRTDISSYNLGGMGCSAGLISIDLAKHLLKAKPNTYAVVVSTENITLNWYFGNDRSMLLCNCIFRMGGAAVLLSNKSRDRSRSKYELVHTVRTHKGADDNSYNCVYQREDDKGTIGVSLARELMAVAGDALKTNITTLGPLVLPFSEQFMFFVTLVRRKLMKARVKPYIPDFKKAFEHFCIHAGGRAVLDELQKNLQLSEWHMEPSRMTLHRFGNTSSSSLWYELAYTEAKGRVSGGDRVWQIAFGSGFKCNSAVWRSLREIPVGESGDNPWADSVDRYPVKVPVDATKP